One region of Lactobacillus johnsonii genomic DNA includes:
- a CDS encoding DUF4097 family beta strand repeat-containing protein produces MFFNTSEKTKNEYVNEILSNDSFTDLKLDLIDLDLKIKAGDHFEVHYRGPVDKKPSLVFNENLLEIKEPKVERKPGKFWKKGIIEINIVTDKDRGELVITVPEDQHLHMLNASSVSGDSSLENLKLEALMGFAVSGDLDLKKVEVEDAKLTTTSGDIDFINVIVNHGKVKLTSGDFKMKNSEVGDELRVSTTSGDTLVENTKVAQYQLSTLSGDNSLFGKRGVAAQRGDEHDKSTLILSTLSGDNTVR; encoded by the coding sequence ATGTTTTTCAATACAAGTGAGAAAACGAAGAATGAATATGTTAATGAAATTTTAAGTAACGATAGTTTTACTGATTTGAAACTTGATTTAATTGATCTAGACCTAAAAATTAAAGCAGGAGATCATTTTGAAGTTCACTATCGTGGACCAGTCGATAAGAAACCAAGTTTAGTCTTTAATGAAAACTTGCTTGAAATTAAAGAACCTAAGGTAGAGCGTAAACCAGGTAAGTTTTGGAAAAAAGGGATTATTGAAATAAACATAGTTACAGATAAAGACAGGGGAGAGTTAGTAATTACTGTGCCAGAAGATCAGCACTTACACATGTTAAATGCGAGCTCGGTAAGTGGAGATTCTAGTTTAGAAAATTTAAAATTAGAAGCTTTAATGGGGTTTGCAGTAAGTGGAGATTTAGATTTGAAGAAGGTAGAAGTTGAAGATGCTAAATTAACTACTACATCGGGAGATATTGATTTTATTAATGTAATAGTAAATCACGGAAAAGTTAAGTTAACGAGTGGAGATTTTAAGATGAAAAATAGTGAAGTAGGCGATGAACTTAGGGTTTCAACTACTTCTGGGGATACTTTGGTTGAAAATACTAAAGTAGCTCAATATCAACTCTCTACTTTAAGTGGGGATAATTCACTTTTTGGAAAACGTGGTGTAGCTGCACAAAGAGGGGATGAACATGATAAATCCACCCTTATTTTAAGTACTCTATCAGGTGATAATACAGTTAGATAA
- a CDS encoding zinc-binding dehydrogenase: MKAAVFVEPGKVEVKEVEKPKIDGENQAIIRVIRASVCGSDLWWFRGIADRESGSLIGHEAIGVVEEVSDDVTDIKPNDFVIVPFTHGCGHCVACINGFEGNCLNQKSGTNGGYQAEYMKYQPANSGLVKIPGKPEDYTDDQLASLQTLSDVMATGYHAALNAEVKPGYTVAVIGDGAVGLAGVIGAKLLGAEKIILLSHHDDRAQLGKEFGATDIVSSRDEEAVKDVLALTKENAGADAVLECVGAESAIEQAGQIARSGAVIGRVGVPHAEPKSNQLFWKNVGLRGGIASVTKPDKEVLLQAVLDGKINPGKVFTKSFDLDHIQDAYEAISNRDAIKSLIIVNDK, encoded by the coding sequence ATGAAAGCAGCAGTTTTTGTAGAACCTGGTAAAGTTGAAGTAAAAGAAGTAGAGAAGCCAAAGATTGATGGAGAAAATCAAGCTATTATTCGAGTGATTCGTGCGAGTGTTTGTGGTTCAGATTTATGGTGGTTTAGAGGTATTGCCGACCGTGAATCTGGTTCATTGATTGGCCATGAAGCAATTGGTGTGGTTGAAGAAGTTAGTGATGATGTAACAGATATTAAACCAAATGACTTTGTCATTGTTCCATTTACTCATGGTTGTGGCCACTGTGTTGCATGTATTAACGGATTTGAAGGTAACTGCTTAAATCAAAAGTCAGGAACAAACGGGGGATATCAAGCAGAATACATGAAATATCAACCAGCAAATTCAGGTTTAGTTAAAATTCCTGGAAAGCCAGAAGACTACACTGATGATCAATTGGCATCCCTTCAAACTTTATCAGATGTAATGGCAACTGGTTATCATGCAGCTTTAAATGCTGAAGTAAAACCTGGTTACACTGTAGCCGTAATTGGGGATGGTGCTGTTGGTCTTGCCGGTGTAATTGGTGCCAAGTTATTGGGTGCTGAAAAAATTATTCTTTTATCTCACCATGATGATCGTGCACAATTAGGTAAAGAATTTGGTGCAACTGATATTGTTTCGAGTCGAGACGAAGAAGCTGTTAAGGATGTGCTGGCCTTAACTAAGGAAAATGCTGGGGCTGATGCAGTGCTAGAATGTGTTGGTGCAGAAAGTGCTATTGAACAAGCTGGTCAAATTGCTCGTTCTGGTGCTGTGATTGGTAGAGTGGGTGTACCACATGCAGAACCTAAGTCAAACCAATTATTCTGGAAGAATGTAGGTTTGCGTGGTGGTATCGCTTCTGTAACTAAACCTGATAAAGAAGTTTTATTACAAGCAGTTCTTGATGGTAAAATCAATCCAGGTAAGGTATTTACCAAGAGTTTTGATTTAGATCATATTCAAGATGCGTATGAAGCAATTAGTAATCGTGATGCAATTAAGTCGTTGATCATTGTTAATGATAAGTAA
- a CDS encoding PepSY domain-containing protein, which translates to MRTNIKRLSLGAAVLGLALGGTSLTLINQAQASTGGQATEQTQTSNSINLSQSDVINKFNEKYGSKSIKEIELKNKKNEYVYEIEGFDSETEYKVKIDASSGKILKAKSENLDADDKEEALDLNGLISRSEATKIAQSKASGKAVKWSLEMDDKQPVWKVELKDGNKETEVKIDAKSQKILKTKTDEDKKDKKDSEKKDQVDHKENKTSKEDKNN; encoded by the coding sequence ATGAGAACAAACATTAAGAGATTATCATTAGGCGCAGCTGTTTTAGGTTTAGCCTTAGGTGGAACTAGTCTTACTTTAATTAATCAAGCTCAAGCATCTACTGGTGGACAAGCTACGGAACAAACACAAACTTCTAACTCAATCAATCTTTCTCAAAGTGATGTAATTAATAAATTTAATGAAAAGTATGGCTCAAAATCCATTAAGGAGATTGAACTCAAGAATAAGAAAAATGAATATGTTTATGAAATAGAGGGCTTTGATTCGGAAACAGAATATAAAGTTAAAATTGATGCAAGTAGTGGTAAAATTTTAAAAGCTAAGTCAGAAAACTTAGATGCAGATGATAAAGAAGAGGCCTTAGATCTAAATGGCTTAATAAGCCGTAGTGAAGCTACAAAAATTGCCCAAAGTAAGGCATCTGGTAAGGCTGTTAAGTGGTCTTTAGAAATGGACGATAAGCAACCAGTTTGGAAAGTTGAATTAAAAGATGGCAATAAAGAAACTGAAGTTAAGATTGATGCCAAAAGTCAAAAAATCTTAAAGACTAAGACTGATGAAGACAAAAAAGATAAGAAAGATAGTGAAAAGAAGGATCAAGTAGATCACAAAGAAAATAAGACTAGCAAAGAAGATAAGAATAATTAA
- a CDS encoding sensor histidine kinase → MNKKIRTTSQQLTQLFLTLFIIILFLVNLAFAGISTAFIYNNAHEQAEEVIDTISDNISDHDEHKNKNEWKLFLNAYLARQSNDAISLKTPKGKTVYSEDGEELFEKVKNHRNYNNVVFMENSVYYLRTANEDGYRISVILNVDDLFTLITHLLLAIIILNLIAIICSIPLIKRFSRKWSQPLEKIDQDIEAIEHQTTAKKKVFVPKQPAEIHHLAQSFNKLLEYQDKAIQREQQFVTDASHELKTPLAAIRGHINLIKRRGKEHPEVVAKSLQYIDSESSRMEILVNELLELGRAKKQHQSIDPIDLVPIVQKESEILEQEYNTCSVYISSPIKVFYPIEVKDFRLIIHNLLDNAAKYSQNNAKIKIELQKDNGYLTLRVKDQGIGIREENYDKIFDRFYREDQAHSSQIKGTGIGLAIVKDIVTKYHGKISVSANTPKGTIFEIKLPL, encoded by the coding sequence ATGAATAAAAAAATAAGAACAACTTCCCAACAATTAACACAGTTGTTTCTGACTTTATTCATTATTATTCTCTTCCTAGTTAATTTAGCCTTTGCTGGTATTTCAACAGCATTCATTTATAATAATGCTCATGAGCAAGCAGAAGAAGTTATTGATACAATTAGTGATAATATTAGTGACCACGATGAGCATAAGAATAAAAATGAATGGAAATTATTTCTAAATGCTTATCTTGCTAGACAAAGTAATGATGCGATTTCACTGAAAACTCCTAAGGGTAAGACTGTCTATTCGGAAGATGGGGAAGAATTATTTGAAAAAGTAAAGAATCATAGGAATTACAATAATGTTGTTTTTATGGAAAATAGCGTTTATTATTTACGGACTGCAAATGAAGATGGCTATCGAATTTCTGTGATTTTAAATGTTGACGATCTTTTTACCTTAATTACCCATTTATTACTTGCAATCATTATTTTAAATTTAATTGCCATCATTTGTTCGATTCCTTTAATTAAACGTTTTTCAAGAAAATGGAGTCAGCCACTAGAGAAAATAGATCAAGATATTGAGGCAATTGAACATCAAACCACGGCAAAAAAGAAAGTATTCGTGCCGAAACAACCAGCAGAAATTCATCACTTAGCGCAGTCTTTTAATAAATTGCTAGAGTATCAAGATAAGGCAATTCAGCGTGAACAACAATTTGTTACTGATGCATCTCATGAATTGAAGACGCCGCTTGCTGCAATCCGTGGCCACATTAATTTGATTAAAAGACGCGGTAAAGAACATCCCGAAGTTGTCGCAAAGTCCCTCCAATATATTGACTCTGAATCAAGTAGGATGGAAATACTGGTTAATGAACTTTTGGAATTAGGACGAGCTAAGAAACAACACCAATCAATTGATCCCATTGATCTAGTGCCAATAGTTCAAAAAGAGAGTGAAATTCTTGAACAAGAATATAATACTTGTAGCGTCTATATTTCAAGTCCAATAAAAGTTTTCTACCCAATTGAAGTGAAAGATTTCCGCTTAATTATTCATAACTTGTTAGATAATGCAGCTAAGTATTCTCAAAACAATGCCAAAATAAAGATAGAATTACAGAAAGATAATGGGTACTTAACTTTAAGAGTTAAGGATCAGGGAATTGGTATTAGAGAAGAAAATTATGATAAGATTTTTGATCGTTTTTATCGAGAAGATCAAGCTCACTCTAGTCAGATTAAAGGTACTGGAATTGGCTTAGCTATTGTAAAAGATATTGTTACCAAGTATCATGGAAAAATTAGTGTTTCAGCTAATACTCCTAAAGGGACGATTTTTGAAATAAAATTACCACTCTAA
- a CDS encoding response regulator transcription factor, translating into MEKAKILLIEDEESLASFIQPELELEGYEVVWAKDGKEGLEFFEKEKPTLILLDWMLPVYDGITVLRRIRKVSDIPIIMLTARNQASDISNALDQGLDDYMTKPFEIEELFARIRVILRRLEREKRRVVSSTLEFSVLKIDLVSHKFWCKGEEIYLTPKEYALLCELMNDPEKVKSRDELLDIVWGYDFIGQTNTVDVYIRALRNKLGKYRNLIKTVRGYGYCLRKVDDNE; encoded by the coding sequence ATGGAAAAAGCAAAAATTCTTTTAATTGAAGATGAAGAGAGTCTAGCTAGTTTTATTCAACCAGAGCTTGAATTAGAAGGCTATGAGGTAGTCTGGGCTAAAGATGGTAAAGAAGGTCTTGAATTTTTTGAAAAAGAAAAACCAACTTTAATCCTTTTAGATTGGATGTTACCTGTTTATGATGGCATCACTGTCTTAAGAAGAATTAGAAAAGTTAGTGACATTCCTATTATTATGTTAACTGCCCGTAACCAAGCTTCTGACATTAGTAATGCTTTAGATCAAGGCTTAGACGACTATATGACCAAGCCTTTTGAAATAGAAGAACTTTTCGCCCGAATTAGAGTGATTCTTAGAAGATTAGAACGAGAAAAGAGACGGGTTGTCAGTTCTACCTTAGAATTTAGTGTTTTAAAAATTGACTTGGTTTCTCATAAATTTTGGTGCAAGGGTGAGGAAATCTACTTAACTCCAAAAGAATATGCATTGCTATGTGAATTAATGAATGATCCTGAAAAAGTTAAAAGCCGGGATGAATTATTAGATATCGTATGGGGATATGATTTTATCGGTCAAACTAACACAGTTGATGTCTATATAAGAGCGCTGCGAAATAAGTTGGGAAAATATCGTAATTTGATTAAAACAGTTCGTGGATATGGCTATTGCTTAAGAAAGGTGGACGATAATGAATAA
- a CDS encoding NUDIX hydrolase N-terminal domain-containing protein, with protein MKTNDQIANWAMDLQSLAQAGLRYGHDVFDRERYEEIRRIAGEMMAARTGIPEEKIKTLFLGDEGYQTPKIETRAAIFKDNKILLVREKMSQEWSLPGGWNDYDQTVADNCVKEAFEESGRKVEPIKIIAVQDRNHHNKPILATNVTKIFFLCKELGGTFTPNDETDACDYFPLDNLPNLSIDRNTEEQIAMCFEANNNPNWDTKFE; from the coding sequence ATGAAAACAAATGATCAAATTGCAAATTGGGCAATGGATTTGCAGAGCCTAGCGCAAGCCGGATTAAGATATGGCCATGATGTTTTTGATCGTGAACGCTATGAAGAAATTCGGCGTATTGCTGGTGAAATGATGGCTGCTAGGACTGGAATTCCAGAAGAAAAAATTAAAACCTTGTTTCTTGGAGATGAGGGATATCAAACTCCTAAAATTGAGACTCGAGCTGCAATTTTTAAAGATAATAAAATCTTATTAGTTCGTGAAAAAATGTCTCAAGAATGGTCATTGCCAGGCGGCTGGAACGATTATGATCAAACTGTCGCAGATAACTGTGTTAAAGAGGCTTTTGAAGAATCTGGTAGAAAAGTAGAACCAATTAAAATTATTGCAGTTCAAGATCGTAATCATCATAATAAGCCAATTTTAGCGACTAACGTTACTAAGATTTTCTTTTTATGTAAAGAATTAGGTGGTACATTTACTCCTAATGATGAAACAGATGCTTGTGACTACTTTCCTCTAGACAACTTGCCAAACTTATCTATTGATAGAAACACAGAAGAGCAAATTGCAATGTGTTTTGAAGCAAATAATAATCCAAATTGGGATACTAAGTTTGAATAA
- a CDS encoding HAD family hydrolase, with product MLKNIIFDFGNVIMNYNPDEILNHYELSPEDHDLIRKTIFESKEWGEIDSGKITEEEATEIFISKVPDKLKSKVKQIMATWPENVDFYEPVFNYMEELRKQGYKIYGLSNTGMQFANFVKNSEMGNYFDGYVFSAQEKLIKPDRRIYERLTARYILNPEESIFIDDLKANTDAAKKLGMLAFTFKIDKLGELQEYISNH from the coding sequence ATGCTTAAGAATATTATTTTTGACTTTGGAAATGTCATTATGAACTACAATCCAGATGAAATTTTAAATCATTATGAATTGAGTCCCGAGGATCATGATCTAATTAGAAAAACTATTTTTGAATCTAAAGAGTGGGGCGAAATCGACTCTGGAAAAATTACCGAGGAAGAAGCCACTGAAATTTTTATTAGTAAAGTTCCGGATAAGCTAAAAAGTAAGGTTAAGCAAATTATGGCAACTTGGCCAGAAAATGTTGATTTCTATGAGCCAGTTTTTAATTATATGGAGGAACTACGTAAACAAGGTTATAAGATTTACGGTTTATCCAATACGGGAATGCAGTTTGCTAATTTTGTTAAAAATTCTGAGATGGGCAATTATTTTGATGGTTATGTTTTTTCTGCCCAAGAGAAATTAATAAAGCCAGATAGAAGAATATATGAAAGATTAACTGCTCGCTATATTTTAAATCCAGAAGAGAGTATATTTATCGATGATTTAAAAGCAAACACCGATGCAGCAAAGAAGCTTGGTATGTTAGCTTTTACCTTTAAAATTGATAAACTTGGCGAATTACAAGAATATATTTCTAACCATTAA
- a CDS encoding aldo/keto reductase translates to MSIFDETLTMNNGLKIPKMALGIWEIPDDQTPKAVEEGKLRTIGVASFEKEDLDNLMQNSSTKSAVNQILVHIGETPMNLIDYIQGNDIVVEAFSPIAHGAPLNDTKIEKMADKYGVTVPQLCIRYDWQLNCVVLPKSANPAHMKSNAEIDFVISDEDMDKLKKFTPVDYGKSGVFPVFGGKM, encoded by the coding sequence ATGTCTATTTTTGATGAAACTTTAACCATGAATAATGGTTTAAAAATTCCTAAGATGGCACTTGGGATATGGGAGATTCCTGATGATCAAACACCTAAAGCAGTCGAAGAAGGAAAGTTACGTACAATTGGTGTCGCCAGCTTTGAAAAAGAAGATTTAGATAACTTAATGCAGAATAGTTCTACTAAATCTGCTGTTAATCAAATTTTAGTTCACATTGGTGAAACCCCGATGAACTTAATTGATTACATTCAAGGAAATGATATTGTAGTTGAAGCTTTCTCACCAATTGCTCACGGTGCTCCTCTAAATGATACAAAAATTGAAAAGATGGCTGATAAGTATGGTGTAACCGTACCTCAATTATGTATTCGTTATGATTGGCAACTTAACTGTGTTGTATTACCTAAGTCTGCAAATCCTGCACATATGAAGAGTAATGCTGAAATTGATTTTGTAATCAGCGATGAAGATATGGATAAACTTAAGAAGTTTACCCCGGTTGATTATGGTAAATCAGGCGTCTTCCCAGTATTTGGCGGCAAGATGTAA
- a CDS encoding TMEM175 family protein, producing MKRNRKEHNFNDFSKQEKEKLKTVRQELIQAQKEEPENLREHLQAFNDGVMAIIITIIVLEIQPAINEVHYGQFLANIIVFLITFFIVADFWYDLHLAFSYYIFKPSKTIAVLDFFFLADLSLLPVMTKWIMAEGSTFAVANFGVVFLIAKILEYLIQYFGAKKTAKYSQIMNIIISRSFIRKVAVTLFLNIVLIGLSFVLPRLAMILYVVIPVISFLFPVKRNKIM from the coding sequence ATGAAAAGAAACAGAAAAGAACACAATTTCAATGATTTTTCAAAGCAAGAAAAAGAAAAATTAAAGACTGTTCGCCAAGAACTTATTCAAGCACAAAAAGAAGAACCAGAAAACTTACGTGAGCACCTCCAAGCTTTTAATGATGGGGTAATGGCAATCATTATTACAATTATTGTATTAGAGATCCAGCCAGCTATTAATGAAGTTCACTATGGACAATTTCTCGCAAATATTATTGTATTTTTAATTACATTCTTCATCGTGGCGGATTTTTGGTATGATCTGCATTTAGCTTTTTCCTACTATATATTTAAGCCCTCAAAAACAATTGCTGTCTTAGACTTCTTTTTCTTAGCTGACCTTTCTCTTCTTCCGGTAATGACAAAATGGATTATGGCAGAAGGTTCAACATTTGCGGTAGCTAATTTTGGAGTAGTTTTTTTAATTGCTAAAATTTTAGAATATTTAATTCAATATTTTGGCGCTAAGAAGACGGCGAAATATTCCCAAATTATGAACATTATTATCAGTCGATCTTTTATTAGAAAGGTTGCTGTCACCTTATTTTTAAATATTGTTCTCATTGGTCTATCGTTTGTTCTTCCTAGACTTGCCATGATTCTTTATGTAGTTATACCAGTTATTTCATTTTTATTCCCTGTTAAGCGTAATAAAATCATGTAA
- a CDS encoding pectate lyase-like adhesive domain-containing protein, producing MNAIQNGTTTTINVAKNLNLADQTDSTYTETHIKNTCNIVIQSDNPEEKRTIDFSGYSFDMNTQNSVTFKDLNIYARSYWGLVYNAGGYTVDNVNFTGSQLIYTKPSINSTLAFKNTITANSVSFYVGPLDGKTRATQQNGEQQILQFEGGTHQIIFDENSNVTLTTEDANALEIDGGTTTLDVKEG from the coding sequence ATTAATGCAATTCAAAATGGGACTACTACTACTATTAATGTTGCTAAAAATCTTAATTTAGCAGACCAAACAGATAGTACATATACAGAAACTCATATCAAGAATACGTGTAATATTGTAATTCAATCAGATAATCCAGAAGAAAAACGTACAATTGATTTCTCCGGATATTCATTTGATATGAATACACAAAATTCTGTAACCTTTAAAGATTTGAATATTTATGCTCGTAGTTACTGGGGCCTTGTTTATAATGCTGGTGGATACACAGTTGATAATGTTAACTTTACTGGTTCACAACTTATTTATACTAAACCAAGTATTAATTCAACCTTAGCATTTAAGAATACTATTACTGCAAACTCTGTTTCATTTTATGTAGGACCACTTGATGGTAAGACACGCGCTACTCAACAAAACGGTGAGCAGCAAATTCTTCAATTTGAAGGTGGAACACATCAAATTATTTTTGATGAAAACAGTAATGTGACCTTAACAACAGAAGATGCTAATGCTCTTGAAATTGATGGTGGGACCACAACACTTGATGTAAAAGAAGGATAA
- a CDS encoding LytTR family DNA-binding domain-containing protein yields the protein MKFKLFINPNSQEIVEATVHRKSNFSTQLEQFVLSNGNSNAIPAYDDKDLIMLNLGNIIMFTIIENKVFAICNNKQYHIRKRLYQIEDTLPTNFWRINKSTIINRSYIDQFKETKTSGVNVIMTNGLSDYVSRRCFSKIRKELN from the coding sequence ATGAAATTTAAGTTATTTATTAATCCAAACAGTCAAGAAATTGTCGAGGCTACCGTTCATCGAAAAAGTAATTTTTCTACTCAATTAGAGCAATTTGTTTTATCAAACGGTAATTCAAATGCGATACCTGCTTATGATGACAAAGATTTAATTATGCTTAACTTAGGGAATATTATTATGTTTACAATTATTGAAAATAAGGTTTTTGCTATCTGTAACAATAAGCAATATCACATCAGAAAAAGACTCTACCAAATAGAAGATACTCTCCCCACTAATTTTTGGCGTATCAATAAATCCACTATTATAAATCGTTCCTATATCGATCAATTTAAGGAAACAAAAACTTCTGGGGTAAATGTCATTATGACAAATGGATTAAGCGACTATGTTTCAAGACGCTGTTTTTCTAAAATTAGGAAGGAACTGAATTAA
- a CDS encoding DUF3021 domain-containing protein codes for MKDFIKNFIKSGMKAAGFGPLILVIFYYIYSFTINFHTISIQNVNKNILSSLLLAFIAGGISAVFKVEKISLGLATMIDAIVIYIDYLLFYVFNNWIELQIIPFLVFTVLYIIGYLIIWLCIYHQIKIQVKQLNHKL; via the coding sequence ATGAAAGATTTTATCAAAAATTTTATTAAAAGTGGCATGAAAGCTGCAGGATTTGGTCCTTTAATTCTTGTGATTTTTTATTATATTTATTCTTTTACTATTAACTTCCATACTATTTCGATTCAAAACGTAAATAAGAATATTCTTTCCAGTTTATTACTAGCCTTTATCGCCGGAGGTATTAGTGCAGTCTTTAAAGTTGAAAAAATCTCTCTTGGACTTGCAACTATGATTGATGCGATTGTAATTTACATTGACTACCTTCTCTTTTATGTTTTTAACAATTGGATTGAGTTACAAATTATCCCATTTCTGGTTTTTACGGTACTCTATATCATCGGCTACTTAATCATTTGGCTCTGTATCTACCATCAAATAAAAATCCAAGTAAAGCAGTTAAACCATAAATTATAA
- the budA gene encoding acetolactate decarboxylase, with amino-acid sequence MAKYESKVYQHGTLGMLVPGLFEGTMTVADLLKHGDWGIGTASGLDGEMILLDYVPYLAQSNGKIRILKPEEKVPFATVHFEEIKDSFKVENLTQKELEDKILADYPYKNVFFAVKIVGNFSTVKTRVVEKQTRPYKTLLQVANEQAVFESTDVSGTVIGYFAPKMFQGMAATGYHLHFLADNKSIGGHLLDFKIKESTVYLQPFTSIEQHLPIDNQEFLNKDLDIADMHDQIQKAEG; translated from the coding sequence ATGGCAAAATATGAAAGCAAGGTTTATCAGCATGGTACCTTGGGGATGCTGGTGCCAGGATTGTTTGAAGGGACAATGACAGTTGCAGATCTGTTAAAGCACGGTGACTGGGGCATTGGAACAGCTAGTGGCCTTGATGGTGAAATGATTTTACTTGATTATGTACCGTATTTAGCTCAAAGCAATGGTAAAATTAGAATCTTAAAACCAGAAGAAAAGGTCCCATTTGCGACAGTTCATTTTGAAGAGATAAAAGATAGTTTTAAGGTCGAAAATTTAACTCAAAAAGAATTAGAAGATAAGATTTTAGCTGACTATCCTTATAAAAATGTCTTTTTTGCAGTTAAAATTGTGGGGAATTTTTCAACTGTTAAAACAAGAGTAGTTGAAAAGCAGACAAGACCTTACAAGACCTTATTGCAAGTAGCAAATGAACAAGCCGTTTTTGAATCTACTGATGTTTCTGGTACAGTTATAGGTTACTTTGCACCGAAGATGTTCCAAGGTATGGCTGCTACTGGATACCATTTACATTTTTTAGCAGATAACAAATCAATTGGTGGACACTTATTAGACTTCAAGATAAAAGAATCAACTGTTTATTTACAGCCATTTACTAGTATTGAGCAACATTTGCCAATTGATAATCAGGAATTTTTGAACAAAGATTTGGATATCGCTGATATGCATGATCAAATCCAAAAGGCTGAAGGATAA